The window AAAGagaatccagcaacatataaaaacaattacacactatgaccaagtggaatttatcccaggaatgcaaggttggcttaacatttaaaaaatcaatgccaCATAACATACcatattaatatacaaaagtacAAAAACTATATGATAACCTCAACAgttgcagaaaagcatttgacaaaatccaatgcccttccatgataaaaaaaaaaaaaaaattcaacaaactaggaatacaaAGTGTTATGAACTAAATTGTGTTCCCttgctaaaattcatatgttaaggCCCTAACCCCCagctgtatttggaaataggacctttaaggaggtaattaaggttaaatgaagtcataagggtaTGATCCTAATCTGATAGACCTGGTATCCTTATATGAAAGGGAAGAAACACCTGAGATCAATCTCTTcctcaacacacatacacagcaaaGACCATGctaggacacagcaagaaggaggACATATGTAAGCCAGTAAAAAATGCCTCACCAGAATTCatccctgctggcaccttgatcttggacttctaccctccacaactgtgagaaaataaatgcctaCTGTTTAAATCACCcagtttgtaatattttgttatgacagcctgagCAGACatatagaagggaacttcctcaacctgataaaaacTATCTAGACAAcgccacagctaatatcatgctTAAGAAAGACtgaatgcaaaaaagaaaacaaaaacaaaaatactgaatgctttctccctaaAATGAGTAACTACACAAAGATGTCAACTCTTGATGCTTCTATTGTACTGAAGTTTCTAATCAAACTGGTTAGGcaagattgaaaaataaaaggtttccagattgaaaaagaagtaaaacgatctctatttgcagatgacataatcttgtatgtagaaaatcctaaagactccacaaaaattAGAAGTAATGAATGAGCTCAGCAAGGTTGCAGGGTACaagataaatacatgaaaatcagctttatttctatacattagcaatgaacaatccaaaaataaaattaagaaaacaataatttttataatagcatcaaaaagagtgaaaggcttaggaatatatttaacaaaataagtgtAAGACTTGTAAATAtctaactataaaatattgctgaaagaaatgaaagaagacattGTTAAATGGAAATCCTGTGCTCAGGGACTGGgcttaatgttgttaaaatgacAGTGTTCCctaacttgatctatagattcaatgcaatcactatcaaaaccTCAGCTGCATATTCTGCAGATATTGACAAGCTAACCTTAAAATTCTTGTGTAAATTTACatgacccagaatagccaaacaaacttaggggaaaaaaagaacaaagttggaggactcacccttcctgatttcaaaacttcctACAAAACTTCCTTCAAAAACTTCCTACTATATTAATCAAGACAGTGttgtactggcataaagatagatgTATAGATCAATGAGATAGAGTTGAGGGTACAGAAATAaatcattatatttataattaattgaaTTTTGACAATGTTACCAACACAATTCAATGGAGGAAgcataatattttaaacagacagcattggagcgcctgggtggctcagtatatTAAGCGTccgtccaactttgtctcaggtcatgaccttgaggttcacaagtttgagccctgcatcaggctctgtgctgacaactcagagactgcaccttgcttttgattctgtgtctccctctctctctgaccctaccccgctcacactctgtctctctgtctctctctcaaaagtaaataaaacatttttaaaaaattaaacaaacagtATTGGGGCAATTTGatatcaacatgcaaaaaaattgCATTTGGACCCGTACTTCATAACATATACGAACATTAACTGCAGATAGATATAACATCTAAATACAATAGCTAAAACTATaatattcttagaagaaaatgtagaggcataggagtaaatctttgtgTTTAGGCAacactttctgaaagaaaaaatgcaaaagaaaaaaatagataaagtggatttcatcaaaattaaaaacatgtactTCAAAGGACAACAAGTAAGTAAAAAGGCAGCACACAGAATGGGAGAGCATATTGCAAAAACATATATGTGATAAaaagacttgtatctagaatatataaggaacacttacaactcagaaaaaaaaaacccaattgtTAAATGTGCAAAAACatccaaatagacatttctccagagaagatatgcaaatggtcaaaaagtacatgaaaagatattgaacatcattagtcattagggaaacgaaaatatcaaaaccacaatgagatactgcttCACACACCCTAggataactaaataaaaaaaacagacaataacaagttttggtgagaatatggagaaattagaaccctcatataTTATTGGTTGGAATGTGAAATAGGagcaactttggaaaacaacGTGACAtagtcctcaaaaagttacatgTAGAATTATCATAGGGCCcagcaatttcattcttttttttttcaatatatgaaatttattgtcaaattggtttccatacaacacccagtgctcatcccaaaaggtgccctcctcaatactcatcacccaccctcctctccctcccaccccccagcaatttcattcttaaatatataccaaaaaaatgtaaacatgtccacacaaaaactggtACTTAAGTATTCATagtaacattattcataatagccaaaaaatagaaacaatccaaatgttcatcaattaaagaatggataaacaaagtgtggtatatccatatgatagaatattatttggctgTAAAATATCATAAAGCACTggtacatactacaacatggatggaacttgaaaacatcatgctaactGAAAGTAGCtggacacaaaaggtcacatactatgtgattccatttatgtaaatcCATAAAGACCTAAAAAAGATTAACAGTTGCCCAGGGGCTAGAAGAAGATGTAGAAAATTATTGCTTTTATGTATGAAATTCTTTTTGGGTGAAGAAAAAGTTGTAAAGTGGTGATGGTTGCCTAACTCTGTGAACTGCAAACCattaaattgtacatttaaaaaagatgaattttttaacTATACGAGTTATATCTCCTTCAAGttattactaaaaaaatacaaatccatCCAGTACAAATTATATGCCTTTATTTGAAACAGATTCAATCAACCATGACAAGACAGTTTTAAAACACAGTAAGTTAAAATACGGACATCACAATAGTACAtagttattttttagaaagttctTACCTGTTAGAGATACATACAAAAAAACATTTGTGCTAACATGGTATGGTATATGGTATTTACAgcataagaagaaaaacatagaaaaaaaaaagataggaataacactgataatttttttaaatgggtgatgggtacatgaGTCCTTTATATGATTATTTCTAGTCTAGTGTATTCTTGGaagtttccctttaaaaatatgaaaaaactaggggcgcctgggtggctcagtcggttaagcgtccgacttcagctcaggtcacaatctcgcggtctgtgagttcgagccccgcgtcggctctgggctgatggctcagagcctggagcctgcttctgattctgtgtctccctctctctctgcccctcccccgttcatgctctctctctgtctcaaaaataaataaacgttaaaaaaaaaattaaaaaaaaaaagaatttcctttaaaaaaaaataaaaataaataaataaaaatatgaaaaaactataaataaggGAGTAAAATAACAAGCAACTGGGGAGAGAAGTATTATTTCCAAAGGAGCAGCAGTAAGGCTTATAGCTGACTTCTGAGTGGAAAGTATGGAAGCCAGTCGACAGTGGAACGATATATTTACTATGCTGAAATAGGCTAACTGTGACCAAGAATTCTCTATCAGCCAAACCTTTTTCAAGATTGGAGGtgaaattaagatattttctggaaaaaaaataacacttcacCATGAGGAAGTTTTCACTAAAGGAAATGTTAAAGCCTaagtaaatatagaaaataagtgAACCCCAGAGGAAAGTCCTgagatacaaaaagaaatggaaaagagttAGTGTAAATGTggggaaatgtaaatgaattttcactgtgaaaaaataggggcacctgggtggctcagtcggctaagcgtccaacttcagctcaggtcatgatctcccagtttgtgggttcaagccccatgttgggctcagtgctgacagcttagagcctggagcctgcttcagattctgtgtctccctcttgctctgaatcttccctgctcacactctgtctctccctctctgtcaaaaatagataaacgttaaaaaaaatttttttaaagaaaaagtaaatgttcATAAAGAGGTATGTGTTCTTGTATACATTCCACCATTTTTATAAGATCATGGTTACAATTTGGGGTTTTCAGAATTCAGTTGGTATGAAGAAGGCTATAAATAGctttgcataatattttttattcctttggattTGAGGAATTCTTGTACATTTCTCAAAGTAGTATAACTGTATATCTATTGTGCTCTTCAAAAAGGCTGAATAATCTACAGGGCTACTTATAACATATTTGTactaattcattttattcttgtgtgtgtgccaACATTGGTCTTTACTTGTTTTTTCTAGTTTAAGAGAGATACAATGTTAGCTTAAGCCCTTTTAGTTTGCTTTCATTATATCTTAATATGACTGAACTAGTTAGTtcctaaaatgcaaaataaattttattatccaCCTTATAATTGTGTTACTGAAGTAGGATACTTTGACTCTGTCATTTTGgacattcagaatattttcatataccACTATTTATTCTTTGTATTAGCCATAGTGTGGAAAGTTGTTACATCATATAGAAACTGACCTAAGTATGTGGAGAAATTAGACTGGCCAAATATTAGACCATCTAGCACAATGGAGGAAGCTTCAGTAATTACACACAAAAAGTGTGTAATTTTCTCATggattttctaagagaaaaatacaaattatcagtCTTTTGTTAAATCCGAAATGAATATTACTGGTAtgaatgacataaaataaaaataatttcacctAAAACTGCATATGGTGAAATTAAtgatgtaaattttatttctaaaaatcacaTCTCTTTTCATATCATGGAAAATTTTACATATTGACTCAGGAAACCTTAGAAATATTGAACTAAAAGACAATACTTTCAAGGTacctgaatggttcagtcagttaagggtccttctcttgattttagctcagctcaagatctcatggtttgtgggtttgaggcctgcatggggctctgcgctgacactggggagcctgcttaagaatctctctctctttttctctgcactttcccacttgaaaataaataaataaacttaaaattttattttaaaaactttcaactgaaagaagaaaaacctttATTAACTAAAACTTGaagaacaaaatctttttttgacAAAATTTAGATGTGAATATTAGAGCTGGGAAAATGTGATTTGGTAGACATTATggtcataaaaagaaatgatagtggggtgcctggctggctcagttgatagaatatgcaactcttgatctcagagtcatgagttcaagttccacattgggtgtagggcttacttacaaaagaaaagaaaagagaagaaaaaagaaaagaaaagaaatgttagtaGTAAAATCTTCAATGATAAAATTAGACATGGGCAAAACATGactaaatcttcaaaataaagaattgattctgcttaaataatttcagagacataaaaagaaaatgaaaaacattagaaatgtttttactgctctacatatgaaattaaaaatttaaatttactttatattCACCTAGAGATTTGATAATTGATCAAATTAATattctattgaaatatttttaataaaaaatatatgataaaattttttctaatttcaaaatagtggtataaaaacttttttaaaatttaatttatttttaaaaatttacacccaagttagcatatagtgcaacaattatttcaggagtaaattccttagtgcccatttggcccatcccccctcccgcaacCTGTCctgcaaccctctgtttgttctccatatttaagagtctcttttatttttgttcccctccctgtttttatattgcttttgcttcccttcctttatgttcacctgttttgtatcttaaagtcctcatatgagtgaagtcttatgatatttgtctttctctgactaatttcgcttagcataataccctttagttgcaaatggcaagacttcattctttttgattgccgagtaatactccattatatatatttgtatatatatacacacattgtatacacacacacacacacacacacacacacacacacacacattgtatacaatgtatatacaatgtatacattgtatatacGTTGTGTACACAGTACaatgtatacactgtatatatatatacatatacattgtatacaatatgtgtgtgtgtgtgtatatatatatatatatatacacgtgtatatatatatatacaccccacatcttctttatctttatctttgtatatgtatatatatacattgtgtatacacaatgtatatatatacacaatgtatatatatacattgtatatacacaatgtgtatatatatatatatatacatatatacaatgtatatatatacatatatatatagtatatacagtatatatactatagtatatatatatatagtatagtatatatagtatatatatagtatatatatagtatctatatatatagtatatatatagtatatatatagtatctatatatatagtatatatatagtatatactatatatatactatatagtatatatatagtatatatatagtatatactatatatatacattgtatatatgtatatacatatgtacatatatacattgtatatatgtatgtacatatatacatatatatgtatatatatagcatatatacaccccacatcttctttatccactcatccatcaatggacatttgagctctttccatactttggctattgttgatagtgctactataaacattggggcgcatgtgccccttcggaacagcatatctgtatcccttggataaatacctagcagtgcaattgctgggtcgtatggtagttctatttttaattttttaaagaacctccagactgtttcccatattggctacaccagtttgcattcccaccccagcagtgcaaaagagatcctctttgcatcctcgccaacatctgtattgcctgagttgttaatgttagacattctgacaggtgtgaggtggtatctcattgtggttttgatttgtatttccctgataatgagtgatgttgagcattttttcatgtgtcagttggccatctggatgtcttctttggagaagtgtctattcatgtctttggcccattttttcactggattatttgctttttgggtgttgagtttggtaagttctttatagattttggatactaaccctttatttgatatgtcgtttgcaaatatcttcttccattccgtCAGTtgtcctttagttttgctgattgtctcctttgctgtgcagaagctttttatcttgacgtcccagtagttcatttttgcttttgtttcccttgcctctggagacgtgttgagtaagaagtcgctgtggccaagatcaaagaggtttttgcctgttttctccttgaggattttgatggcttcctgtctcatgtttaggtctttcatccattttgagtttatttttgtgaatggtgtaagaaagtggtccaggttcattcttctgcatgtctctgtccaatttttccagcaccacttgctgaagagactgtctttattccactgaatattctttcctgctttgtcaaagattagttggccatatgtttgtgggtccatttctgggtactctattctgttccattgacctgagtgtctgttcttgtgccagtaccatactgtcttgaagattacagctttgaagtatagcttgaagtctgggattgtgatgcctcccgctttggttttctttttcaagattgctttggtattcagggtcttttctggttccatacaaattttaggattgtttgttctagctttgtgaagaatgctggtgttattttgatagggattgcattgaatatgtagattgctttgggtagtgtcgacattttaacaatatttgttcttcctatccaggagcatggaatctttttccatttttttgtgtcttcaatttctttcataagctttctatagttttcattgtatagatttttcacttctttggttagatttattcctaggtattttatggtttttggtgcaattgtaaatgggatcgattccttgatttctctgtcacttcgttgttggtgtataggaatgcaaccagtttctgtgcattgattttatatcctgcaactttgctgaattcatggattagttctggtagtttttggatggaatcttttgggttttccatatagactatCACATCATCTgcgaagaatgaaagtttgacctcctcctggacaatttggatgccttttatttctttgtgttgtgtgatggctgaggctaagacttccaatactatgttgaataacagtggtgagagtggacatccctgtcttgtccctgaccttagggggaaagctgtcagtttttccccactgaggataatgacattgggtctttttttttttttttttctgcaaaaaacttcattgttttcatttggttCACGGCTTGGGAGAGGGCTCTAGGTTGGCTAAAAAGCTGCCTAGTGGCTGCAAGGAGAGACTCAGGCACAAGCCCTGACATCTGGGGGGAATGCCAGAGGGACCCTCTCAAAGGCTGCTGGGCTCCAGAGACTTCTAGTCGTGCTTGAGGGTGAGTCTTTCGAAGAGTTACTCGCCCAGGTCGGCCTGGGGGCCGGACAGCCTGCGGAGATTAGTCAGATGGTCGCCCATCTTCTTAATGAGTTTCACCTCCTCATCTAGAAAGTGATTCTCCAGGAAGCCACAGAGATGGGGGTCAGTGCGGGCAGAACCCAGAGCATGCAGATCCAAAAGGCCCTGGTTCAAGTTCTTCTCCAGAAGCAGGGCGGCTTTCATGGCGTCCAGGGTTTTACCCCACTCATCTTGGGACGGCTTCTGCACGTCCAGGAAGAGGGCGCGGCCCCTGAGCTGGTTTTGCATCTTCAAGAGGCGCTCTGCGCCCTCCCGCTTCTCCTCAGCCAACTCTCGGAAGAAGTGGCCCACGCCCTCCAGAGCCACATCGTCACGGTCGAaatagaagcccagagagaggtTGGTGTAGGAGGCCCGCAGATGCATGTTGACCAGGCGGTTGAAGGCGGCCTCTACCTCGGTGGAATAATTCTGACGAATCTGGGAGCTCATGGTTGGTTGGTAATGAAGAGCTAAGTCTCCTCATTACCCACTGAGGTAATGAGAGtcttcatatatggcttttatgatctcgaggtatcatccttctatccctactttcttaagagtttttatcaagaaagatgctgcattttgtcaaatgctttctctgcatctattgagaggatcatgtggttcttgtcctttcttctattgatgtgatgaatcacactgttttgcggatattgaaccagccctgtatcccaggtataaatcccacttggtcctggtgaataatcttttttaatgtgttgttggatccagttggctagtatcttgttgaagattttttgcatccatgttcatcagggaagttgGTCTATAGATGGTATAAAAACTCttaatttcggggcgcctgggtggctcagtcggttaagcggccaacttcagctcaggtcatgatctcacagtacgtgagttcgagccctgtgttgggctctgtgctcatagctcagagcctggagcctgtttcagattctgtgtctccttctctctgaccctcccctgttcatgctctgtctctctctgtctcaaaaataaataaacgttaaaaaaaaaacctcaatttcATATTAGATTGGGGCGTGAATgggttaaaaatattatttttatttgttgatttttttcttttgtcttcatttcctgATGACAGCCTTGTGAAAtaacttcaaaattttatttcctactaCAATTCAGATGTACAGGGTAAAAAacagaagttgtttttttgttttcctcttacaATGGACCTTTTATTCAGTGGAAATATGACATTCTAGTCAATCCTGATATTCTGGGATTCTGTGATTTGTTTGTTCCAAATAAGAATTCATTGCTATGTAATAAATCATCATAAGGCTGTACCATAATGCATTTGTTACCCCCACTGATGTATATTGAAGTCTCGCCAATTTCCCACCAATAAAACAACACTGTAGGGCACAACACAATTGTGtgtttgtttgggattttttttttaagattttacttttaagtaatctccacacccaccaTGGAGCTTGAACtgacaactccgagatcaagagtcacatgcttttccaatTGAGCTAGACAGGCACtcaaccacaattttttttaacctaaaattaatctgccctccctcttctttagtgggaaagaaaattattaaatatccaATCCAGGATAAGCTTTGTCTAAATGATCCATTCAGATTCATTAAGCCCGTATGAAGAGTCTCTGGAGTGAGTCAGATAGCAAAACAGAGTCTTATGCAAGGTAAGGTAATCATGGGGGTGATATCTCACCACCTTTGCCGTATTCTGTTCATTAGAAGCAATTAAGAAATCCCATCCACAGTCAAGGGTAGATCATTAACAAAAAAGCGTGCATATGAGGAAGAGGGGATAACGGGGTGTTTGCCACCTTAGAGTTTATCTGACATAGTTGGAAacaaagaaagttaaaaagaaagataatatacttagaagaaaaaatgataaattcaagGCACAAATTCAGGTGGCTGGAGTAAGTAAATCCAAACATAACAGAAACCATGGCATGGATGAATTAAATTCAAATGATATAAGACAGAATGGGTAAACTAAAGACACGTTAGATGCCATTTATAAGagatatatccaaaataaaatgatgcaagaAGGTTAAAAATTGTGAcattggtggggggtggggggggtgcgcctgggtggctcagtcagttaagggtctaactcttgactttggctcaagtcatgatctgtgGGTTCCTGGGTTCAGCCCCATGGCGGGTTTcacgctgacaatgcagagcctgcttgggattctgtctctctcccttttctctgtgccctcccctgcttgtgatctctcactctatctctcaaataaataagtaaacttaaaaaatatatgttgacATCAGAAAATATACAGCATTACAACAATATACTAACAATACTGGTATAAGGGAAAAGTGAATTCAAGGTAAAAAGCAAAGAAGGTAATGTGAAATATCTCATATTGATAAAAGTATAAAACGCAAGGAAGATATACTAGTTTTGAGCCTTTATGAACCAAACACAATTCAAAACACAGAAATCAGGCCAGTTTCACTAACGtcaatgcaataaaattaaaagaaaataacagtcaTTAAGAAATCCaaacatgtaggggcgcctgggtggctcagtcggttaagcgtctgacttcagctcaggtcatgatctcacagtttgtgggttcgagccccatgtagggctctgtgctgacagtgcagagcctggagcctgcttcggattctgtgtctccctctctctctgcccctcccctgctcatgctcggcctctctctgtctcaaaaataaataaaaacattaaaaaaaaaccaaattatttaaaaaaaagaaaagaaatccaaacatgttgaaattaagaaatactgtattaaatgtatatacaGCCTTTAACCTGTAacctaactttaaaaatgttttaatatgaggggcgcctgggtggcgcagtcggttaagcgtccgacttcagccaggtcacgatctcgcggtccgtgagttcgagccccgcgtcaggctctgggctgatggctcggagcctggagcctg is drawn from Panthera leo isolate Ple1 chromosome B1, P.leo_Ple1_pat1.1, whole genome shotgun sequence and contains these coding sequences:
- the LOC122217088 gene encoding ferritin light chain-like; translated protein: MSSQIRQNYSTEVEAAFNRLVNMHLRASYTNLSLGFYFDRDDVALEGVGHFFRELAEEKREGAERLLKMQNQLRGRALFLDVQKPSQDEWGKTLDAMKAALLLEKNLNQGLLDLHALGSARTDPHLCGFLENHFLDEEVKLIKKMGDHLTNLRRLSGPQADLGE